Proteins encoded within one genomic window of Pectobacterium araliae:
- a CDS encoding AraC family transcriptional regulator, with protein sequence MQSQQREWMKYVAAPALGVQGLHAYFNKHQYERHSHDYFVLGTIDAGAPKVALEKGGFIAPPGSAMIINPGEMHDGKPCDERGYVYSMVYIDPWMINDLAQAHDVSVSSSTRFTRALIMDADIVFLLKKLHRVLFSEQDPLAREVSMIDALNPLFQRYSTTPAKPQSVCNEPRIERVRELIHACFSEPLTTSVLAEAAALSRVRLNQLFSAAYGLPLHAYLTRVRLEAAKQLLRSGHCAADVAASVGLTDQSHLIRRFKGTFGITPAQYSAAYLSDVQYMS encoded by the coding sequence ATGCAATCCCAACAGCGCGAATGGATGAAATATGTTGCCGCTCCTGCACTTGGCGTGCAGGGGTTGCATGCCTACTTCAACAAGCATCAGTATGAACGCCATTCCCACGACTATTTTGTCTTGGGGACGATTGATGCCGGAGCGCCAAAAGTAGCGTTGGAAAAGGGCGGATTCATTGCTCCTCCGGGCAGCGCGATGATCATCAATCCGGGGGAGATGCATGACGGGAAGCCCTGTGATGAACGGGGTTACGTCTATAGTATGGTGTATATCGATCCCTGGATGATTAACGATCTTGCTCAGGCGCATGACGTTTCCGTCTCTTCCTCCACACGTTTTACACGCGCGTTAATCATGGATGCAGATATTGTCTTTTTATTGAAAAAACTCCATCGCGTGCTTTTTAGTGAGCAGGATCCGCTGGCGCGTGAGGTCAGCATGATTGATGCGCTAAATCCGTTATTTCAGCGTTACTCAACGACCCCCGCAAAACCTCAATCGGTGTGCAATGAACCCCGCATTGAGCGTGTACGCGAACTTATCCACGCCTGCTTTTCTGAGCCGTTGACGACGTCCGTGTTGGCCGAAGCTGCGGCGCTGAGTCGGGTTCGACTGAATCAATTGTTTAGTGCGGCTTATGGCCTTCCTCTTCACGCCTATCTCACTCGTGTGCGATTAGAGGCCGCGAAACAGCTTCTGCGCTCCGGCCATTGTGCTGCCGATGTTGCGGCATCCGTCGGCCTGACCGATCAGAGCCATCTCATTCGGCGCTTTAAAGGCACATTTGGTATTACGCCAGCACAGTACAGTGCGGCGTATTTATCAGATGTCCAATACATGTCCTGA
- a CDS encoding oxidoreductase encodes MTTKRLVALVTGASSGIGEASARKLLSAGYTVYGTSRRGAQAGQQPFPLLALDVTDEASVDAAVNELLQREGHIDLLVNNAGFGVAPAAAEESSIEQARAIFDTNFLGTVRMIRAIAPHMRRQGSGRIINIGSILGIVPMPYVALYAASKHAVEGYSEALDHELRTYGIRVSVIEPAYTRTQFEANNLQPDAKLEEYEQIRADLANVVAQAMTTADEPTVVADVVLHAAQDKRPKLRYTAGKAAKQLQFLRRFAPASVLDSGIRKNLQLDVKKSS; translated from the coding sequence ATGACAACCAAAAGACTTGTAGCGCTGGTGACTGGCGCATCCTCCGGTATCGGAGAGGCTTCCGCCCGTAAACTCCTTTCCGCAGGTTACACGGTCTACGGCACCAGCCGACGGGGCGCCCAGGCTGGGCAACAGCCGTTTCCACTGCTGGCACTCGACGTCACTGACGAAGCGTCTGTCGACGCTGCCGTCAATGAATTGTTACAGCGGGAAGGACACATCGACCTGTTAGTGAATAATGCGGGCTTCGGCGTTGCGCCAGCCGCCGCAGAGGAAAGTTCCATCGAACAAGCCAGGGCAATATTCGATACCAATTTCCTGGGAACTGTTCGCATGATCCGTGCCATCGCGCCGCATATGCGCCGTCAGGGCAGCGGTCGCATCATTAATATCGGCTCAATCCTCGGCATCGTCCCCATGCCTTATGTGGCACTTTATGCAGCCAGCAAACATGCGGTAGAAGGCTATTCGGAAGCACTGGATCACGAGTTACGCACCTATGGTATCCGGGTTTCAGTCATTGAACCGGCTTACACCAGAACACAGTTCGAAGCTAACAACCTCCAGCCAGATGCCAAGCTAGAGGAATACGAACAGATCCGTGCAGATCTGGCTAACGTCGTCGCTCAGGCAATGACGACCGCAGATGAACCCACCGTCGTGGCAGACGTCGTGCTGCACGCCGCTCAGGACAAACGCCCTAAACTGCGCTATACCGCAGGTAAAGCAGCAAAACAATTGCAATTTCTTCGCCGATTCGCCCCAGCCAGTGTGCTCGATTCAGGGATCCGCAAGAACCTGCAACTTGATGTGAAGAAGTCTTCGTAA
- a CDS encoding NADP-dependent oxidoreductase, whose translation MKAFFINRYKDTGQIGQLPDPEVGHNDVLVQVHAASINLLDAKIRKGEFKLILPYRLPLVLGNDLAGVVVRVGRNVRQFKVGDDVYARPPADRIGSFAELIAVKEEALARKPTNLDMEQAASIPLVALTAWQVLVETAQLKKGQKVLIHAGSGGVGTIAIQLAKHLGAFVATTTSTSNVEWVKNLGADVVIDYKTQAFENVLKDYDVVLNSLGNDVLEKSLLVLKPGGRLISISGPPTPAFAEQQGLSWFLKQVLRLLSRSIRKKADKHGVRYDFVFMRADGDQLREITALIESGIIKPVIDRTFPLASTAEALAYAEQGRSKGKVTISVR comes from the coding sequence ATGAAGGCATTTTTCATCAATCGCTACAAGGACACGGGCCAGATTGGTCAACTCCCTGATCCCGAGGTCGGACACAATGACGTATTGGTACAGGTGCATGCCGCCAGTATCAACCTGCTGGACGCTAAGATCCGCAAAGGCGAATTCAAACTTATTCTGCCGTATCGCCTCCCACTGGTGCTGGGTAACGATCTGGCTGGCGTGGTCGTGCGCGTCGGACGTAATGTTCGTCAGTTCAAGGTGGGCGACGACGTTTATGCCAGACCCCCGGCGGATCGTATCGGTAGCTTTGCCGAATTGATTGCCGTGAAAGAAGAGGCGCTGGCGCGTAAACCCACCAATCTCGATATGGAACAGGCCGCCTCCATCCCACTGGTTGCCCTGACAGCCTGGCAGGTGCTGGTCGAAACCGCACAGTTGAAAAAAGGTCAAAAGGTACTGATTCACGCAGGTTCAGGCGGCGTAGGCACGATCGCCATCCAACTTGCTAAGCATCTCGGCGCGTTTGTCGCCACCACCACCAGCACCAGCAATGTCGAATGGGTGAAAAATCTGGGTGCCGATGTGGTGATCGACTACAAAACACAGGCGTTTGAAAACGTGCTGAAAGATTACGATGTCGTCCTCAACAGTCTGGGCAATGATGTGCTCGAAAAATCACTTCTGGTGCTCAAGCCCGGTGGCCGACTTATTTCTATCTCTGGGCCTCCGACCCCCGCCTTCGCCGAACAGCAAGGGCTATCCTGGTTCTTGAAGCAGGTGCTACGTCTGCTGAGCCGAAGCATCCGCAAGAAAGCCGACAAACACGGCGTACGCTATGACTTCGTTTTCATGCGCGCAGACGGTGACCAGTTGCGAGAAATCACTGCATTAATCGAATCCGGTATCATCAAACCCGTCATCGATCGTACTTTCCCACTGGCATCTACCGCAGAAGCACTGGCTTATGCCGAGCAGGGAAGATCGAAAGGCAAAGTCACCATCAGTGTTAGATAA
- the narP gene encoding nitrate/nitrite response regulator protein NarP, translating to MSEKPSYRVLIVDDHPLMRRGIRQLLATDPIFNVIGEASNGMEALSLANRDSPDIILLDLNMKGLSGLDTLHALRRDGICARVIVLTVSDAPSDIYALMDAGADGYLLKDSAPEHLLDSIRSSDAFSEQVRDVLRHRIAIKETPSPFSVLTERELDVLQEVASGLSNKQIASVLYISEETVKVHIRNMLRKLNVRSRVAATVLYLETRGQ from the coding sequence ATGTCAGAAAAACCATCTTATCGCGTGTTGATCGTCGACGATCATCCGCTTATGCGTCGGGGAATTCGTCAGTTACTGGCAACTGATCCCATCTTTAACGTGATTGGGGAAGCCAGCAATGGTATGGAGGCGCTGAGTCTCGCGAATCGAGATTCTCCCGATATCATTTTGCTCGATCTCAACATGAAAGGGTTAAGTGGGTTGGATACGCTGCACGCGCTGCGACGTGATGGGATCTGCGCTCGTGTGATTGTACTGACGGTTTCGGATGCGCCGAGCGATATTTATGCGCTGATGGATGCGGGCGCCGATGGCTACCTGCTTAAAGACAGCGCCCCGGAACATTTATTGGATTCTATTCGTAGCAGTGATGCATTTAGCGAACAAGTACGCGATGTGTTGCGCCACCGTATCGCCATAAAAGAAACGCCGTCGCCTTTTAGCGTATTGACGGAACGTGAGCTGGATGTACTTCAGGAAGTGGCTTCAGGGTTGTCCAACAAACAAATCGCGAGTGTGTTGTATATCTCAGAAGAGACGGTAAAAGTGCATATCCGCAACATGCTGCGCAAACTCAACGTGCGCTCTCGCGTCGCTGCCACCGTGCTTTATCTGGAAACGCGCGGCCAGTAG
- a CDS encoding putative quinol monooxygenase, translating into MSEPYTLCVVLHVKPEHAVAFAALVEENVAETRKDKGVIIFNYHKVVGETTWVLYESWESEHDSDVHRQKPDVQAFFARAPGMLAQEPQILHLGPVI; encoded by the coding sequence ATGTCTGAGCCCTATACACTGTGTGTAGTTCTGCACGTAAAGCCCGAACACGCCGTAGCGTTCGCGGCATTGGTTGAGGAGAACGTCGCCGAAACCCGCAAAGATAAAGGCGTTATCATCTTCAACTACCACAAAGTGGTCGGTGAAACGACCTGGGTTCTGTATGAAAGCTGGGAAAGTGAACATGATTCTGACGTTCACCGCCAGAAACCCGATGTTCAGGCATTCTTTGCCAGAGCACCCGGCATGCTGGCTCAGGAACCCCAAATACTCCATCTGGGGCCGGTGATCTAG
- a CDS encoding SDR family NAD(P)-dependent oxidoreductase: MTTHSTALITGASTGIGATYADRFARRGHDLVLVARDKKRLDALATRLRDEYHVNVDVLQADLTQPEDLATVERRLAEDSAIDILINNAGIAQSGGIVDQTADSINQLITLNTTALTRLAAAIAPRLVESGTGTIVNISSVVGLAPEFGMSVYGATKAYVLFLSQGLSQELAPKGVYVQAVLPAATRTEIWSHVGIDVNSLPEVMEVGELVDAALVGFDQRELVTIPPLHVAERWDALDAARQGLLSDLRQANAAQRYRPAN; the protein is encoded by the coding sequence ATGACTACCCACTCTACTGCTCTCATCACCGGTGCCTCAACCGGAATTGGTGCCACTTACGCCGACCGCTTCGCGCGCCGCGGACACGATCTGGTCTTGGTCGCGCGCGACAAAAAGCGCCTCGACGCACTCGCCACCCGTCTGCGGGACGAATACCACGTCAACGTTGACGTTCTGCAAGCCGATTTGACCCAGCCAGAAGATCTGGCAACGGTAGAACGCCGTCTGGCAGAGGATTCCGCAATTGATATTCTCATCAACAACGCGGGTATCGCACAGTCCGGCGGCATCGTCGATCAAACGGCTGACAGCATCAACCAACTGATCACATTAAACACCACCGCGCTGACCCGACTCGCCGCCGCCATTGCGCCTCGGCTGGTCGAGTCTGGCACGGGAACCATCGTCAATATCAGCTCGGTCGTCGGTCTGGCACCTGAGTTCGGCATGTCGGTGTATGGCGCAACCAAGGCCTATGTACTATTTCTTTCGCAGGGTCTGAGCCAGGAACTCGCGCCCAAAGGTGTGTATGTACAGGCGGTGCTGCCTGCGGCCACACGTACCGAAATCTGGTCGCACGTCGGCATTGATGTCAATAGCCTGCCGGAAGTGATGGAAGTCGGCGAATTGGTCGATGCCGCTCTCGTCGGCTTTGATCAACGTGAACTGGTAACGATCCCTCCTCTGCACGTCGCCGAGCGCTGGGACGCACTGGATGCAGCACGTCAAGGTCTGCTGTCTGATTTGCGTCAGGCAAACGCGGCACAACGTTATCGCCCAGCGAACTGA
- a CDS encoding TetR/AcrR family transcriptional regulator yields the protein MKKKTIRSKEVTHNRIVEAASRAIRRSGYSGTGVADIMKSVGLTHGGFYAHFESRDAMLAEAADRAGAETIALATDLAASAPRGQALERLAQAYLSKAHLEDIENGCPIAALGSEMPRQAPEVRHAATCHIKEILNIITQQFPDREGTDATGEALLTMSTMVGALILARAVDDPAISETLRQVVIEKLSILTP from the coding sequence ATGAAAAAGAAGACGATTCGCTCAAAAGAAGTAACCCATAATCGCATTGTAGAAGCCGCTTCCCGCGCTATCAGGCGAAGTGGCTATAGTGGCACCGGCGTCGCTGACATCATGAAAAGTGTCGGCTTGACCCACGGTGGCTTCTATGCGCATTTTGAATCACGCGATGCGATGCTGGCCGAAGCAGCCGATCGCGCAGGCGCAGAGACGATTGCTTTAGCCACCGATCTGGCCGCTAGCGCACCGCGCGGGCAGGCGCTGGAACGACTGGCACAGGCCTATCTGTCGAAGGCGCACCTTGAAGATATTGAGAATGGCTGCCCCATCGCGGCTCTCGGTTCGGAAATGCCACGTCAGGCACCTGAAGTACGACATGCCGCTACCTGCCATATCAAGGAGATACTCAATATCATCACGCAGCAATTCCCCGACCGGGAAGGGACTGATGCCACTGGAGAGGCGCTACTGACCATGTCAACCATGGTGGGTGCCCTGATACTCGCACGTGCTGTCGATGACCCAGCAATATCGGAAACACTACGTCAGGTGGTAATAGAAAAGCTATCAATTCTGACCCCTTGA
- a CDS encoding alkene reductase — translation MTDKNLFAPYSLGPLTLSNRIVMAPLSRNRADVDLVPSELATTYYSQRASAGLIITEATQISPQAQGYQNTPGIYTPAQIDGWRKITDAVHAKNGKIFLQIWHVGRVSHVDLQPGGAAPVAPSAIRAATQTFINNSFAEVSEPRALALNELPDIINDFRQAAANAIAAGFDGVEIHAANGYLLDQFLKDGANVRTDAYGGSVENRARLTLEVTSAIADEIGAEHTGIRISPVSPINGVSSSDPQPQFDYLVEQLNALGIAYLHVVEGATGGPRDIAPFDYDALRQRFSNTYIANNGYDLTLATSRLNDGKADLFAFGHHYIANPDLVERLKAGTPLADLNPATLYGGGAEGYIDYPTQADTRAN, via the coding sequence ATGACTGATAAAAACTTGTTTGCCCCCTACTCTCTTGGCCCGCTAACGCTGTCCAACCGGATCGTTATGGCGCCGCTATCGCGCAATCGTGCTGACGTTGATCTGGTCCCCAGCGAACTGGCAACCACCTATTATAGCCAACGTGCTTCTGCTGGGTTAATCATCACGGAAGCAACACAAATATCGCCGCAGGCGCAGGGTTACCAGAACACCCCTGGCATCTACACACCAGCACAAATTGATGGCTGGCGTAAAATTACTGATGCCGTACATGCCAAAAATGGGAAGATTTTTTTGCAAATCTGGCACGTTGGTCGCGTTTCTCACGTTGATTTACAGCCCGGTGGCGCCGCGCCCGTTGCCCCTTCAGCCATCCGTGCCGCCACCCAAACGTTCATCAATAACAGCTTTGCTGAGGTTTCCGAACCGCGTGCGCTGGCGTTGAACGAACTACCCGACATCATCAACGATTTCCGTCAGGCCGCCGCCAACGCTATCGCGGCTGGCTTTGATGGCGTTGAAATCCATGCTGCCAACGGCTATTTGTTGGACCAGTTCCTTAAAGATGGTGCCAACGTACGCACCGATGCCTACGGCGGCTCCGTAGAGAACCGGGCACGGCTCACGCTGGAAGTCACCAGCGCTATCGCTGATGAAATCGGCGCCGAACATACCGGTATCCGCATCTCACCCGTGTCACCGATTAACGGTGTCTCCAGCAGCGATCCACAGCCACAGTTCGATTATCTGGTCGAGCAGCTTAATGCACTTGGCATCGCCTATTTGCACGTCGTAGAAGGTGCCACAGGTGGCCCGCGCGATATCGCGCCATTCGATTATGACGCCCTGCGCCAGCGTTTTAGCAACACTTATATCGCCAACAACGGCTACGACCTGACACTAGCGACCTCACGCCTCAACGACGGCAAAGCCGATCTGTTTGCCTTCGGACACCATTACATCGCTAACCCCGACCTGGTGGAGCGACTGAAGGCGGGTACTCCGCTGGCCGATCTCAATCCAGCCACACTCTATGGCGGTGGAGCAGAGGGATATATTGATTACCCAACGCAGGCCGACACCAGGGCCAATTAA
- a CDS encoding MDR family oxidoreductase, producing the protein MTFKALLATKTGDVASTHLVDFKDEDLMPGDVTVAVEYSTVNYKDAVAVTGRSPIIRHYPLIPGIDFAGIVERSSYPGIAVGDRVLVNGWGLSQTHHGGFAQKAQVPGDWLIKIPDVFSTKDAMAIGTAGYTAALSVLALEHGGLTPDRGDILVTGANGGAGSIAIALLSELGYRVVASTGRPEEADYLHSLGASEIIDRRTLSEPGAPIGKVRWAGVIDSVGSHTLANALAQTQYRGVVTAFGLAQGTDLPASVFPFILRNVTLAGIDSVNAPQSVRLQAWARLARDLNLDKLAHTTQVIGLADVPTISEFVLEGKVRGRTVVDVNA; encoded by the coding sequence ATGACATTTAAAGCACTGCTCGCGACTAAAACTGGCGATGTGGCTTCAACCCACCTTGTCGACTTTAAAGATGAAGACCTCATGCCGGGCGATGTTACCGTCGCCGTTGAGTATTCTACCGTAAACTACAAGGATGCCGTTGCCGTCACAGGCCGTAGCCCCATCATCCGTCACTATCCGCTCATCCCCGGTATCGATTTCGCCGGTATTGTCGAGCGTTCCAGCTATCCTGGCATCGCCGTTGGCGACCGTGTACTGGTCAACGGTTGGGGGCTGAGCCAAACCCACCACGGCGGCTTTGCGCAAAAAGCACAAGTGCCTGGTGACTGGTTGATCAAAATTCCTGACGTATTTTCGACCAAAGATGCGATGGCCATCGGCACTGCGGGCTACACCGCTGCACTGTCTGTACTGGCGCTGGAACATGGCGGCCTGACGCCCGATCGCGGTGACATTCTGGTAACAGGTGCCAACGGCGGCGCAGGCTCGATAGCCATCGCATTGCTTTCAGAGCTGGGTTATCGTGTAGTTGCCTCCACCGGGCGTCCAGAAGAAGCGGATTACCTGCACAGTCTGGGAGCTAGCGAGATCATCGATCGCCGTACGTTATCTGAACCGGGTGCGCCAATCGGTAAAGTACGCTGGGCTGGCGTCATCGATTCAGTCGGCAGCCATACTCTGGCCAACGCGTTGGCACAAACCCAGTATCGCGGGGTAGTCACGGCTTTCGGTTTGGCTCAGGGTACGGATTTGCCCGCGTCCGTCTTTCCCTTCATTTTGCGTAACGTCACCCTTGCCGGTATTGATTCGGTCAATGCGCCACAGTCCGTGCGTTTACAGGCTTGGGCGCGCCTTGCCCGCGATCTGAATCTGGACAAACTCGCGCATACCACGCAGGTAATCGGTTTGGCCGATGTCCCCACCATCTCTGAATTCGTACTGGAAGGCAAAGTGCGTGGGCGTACCGTCGTGGATGTGAATGCATGA
- a CDS encoding MFS transporter, with product MSQPRNTLMTEETPSRVSPWIMVAVGAGSVLSSLDLFVVNLAFPAIRDSFPGATNQVMSWVLTAYSIAFAAFLVPSGRLADLYGRKRVFIAGLLIFAVASVACAFAPNAVSLIVARGLKGVGAALMIPTSLGLLLAAYPKARHKQMVGIWAATGSVAAALGPTLGGVLVEIDWRLIFLVNLPIVMMALWLSKHLIESPTTGGIFPDILGSGLLIAGIGCLVTGISYAPEWGVKHINLWLAFGAATVFLTLFVWRCLTVLSPALDLRVFQVSAFTFATFGMACFYMGFAIMLLGGTLYLTQVWQWEPMVAGAGIGISPGTAVLASLLAGKTNISPKRLTVLAGLLFLIAGIWWYAMLGSEPDYLVAYLPGLLLTGAGAGIGQTGFLAGGTAALPEQQYATGTGIINTARQIGAAVGVSVFVAVAGTAFYADQYSLAWLLMAGFGATVSISALLLRD from the coding sequence ATGTCCCAGCCACGCAATACATTAATGACCGAAGAAACTCCCAGCCGTGTTTCACCCTGGATCATGGTCGCCGTCGGGGCGGGCAGTGTGCTGTCATCGCTCGACCTGTTTGTTGTTAATCTGGCTTTTCCGGCAATACGGGATAGCTTTCCCGGTGCGACAAATCAGGTTATGTCGTGGGTGCTAACCGCTTATTCCATCGCGTTTGCGGCTTTTCTCGTCCCCAGTGGTCGGTTAGCCGATCTCTACGGGCGCAAGCGGGTATTTATCGCAGGGCTGCTGATTTTCGCCGTAGCCAGCGTAGCCTGTGCCTTTGCACCCAATGCGGTCTCTTTGATTGTCGCTCGGGGGTTAAAAGGGGTGGGCGCGGCCTTGATGATCCCGACCAGTTTAGGTTTGCTTCTTGCAGCCTACCCTAAAGCGCGACACAAGCAGATGGTTGGCATTTGGGCAGCAACCGGATCGGTTGCTGCCGCGCTGGGCCCGACGTTGGGTGGGGTGCTTGTTGAGATCGACTGGCGTCTGATTTTTCTGGTTAACTTGCCTATTGTCATGATGGCGCTGTGGCTGAGTAAGCACCTGATTGAAAGCCCGACCACGGGCGGGATATTTCCTGATATTTTGGGTTCTGGGCTGTTGATCGCTGGGATTGGTTGCCTTGTCACGGGCATTTCGTACGCGCCGGAGTGGGGTGTTAAGCATATCAACCTCTGGCTGGCATTTGGGGCGGCGACAGTGTTTTTGACGCTGTTTGTGTGGCGCTGCTTAACGGTGCTGTCACCTGCGTTGGATCTGCGCGTTTTTCAGGTTTCCGCCTTCACGTTCGCGACGTTTGGAATGGCCTGCTTTTATATGGGGTTTGCGATCATGCTGCTGGGAGGCACGCTTTACCTCACGCAAGTGTGGCAATGGGAACCGATGGTGGCTGGTGCGGGCATTGGTATTAGTCCTGGTACTGCCGTGCTGGCATCGCTGTTGGCGGGAAAAACAAATATTTCACCCAAGCGGCTGACCGTGCTGGCCGGTCTCCTTTTCCTGATTGCCGGAATCTGGTGGTATGCCATGTTAGGCTCCGAACCTGACTATTTGGTGGCCTATCTGCCGGGATTGCTGCTGACTGGCGCGGGGGCGGGCATTGGGCAAACGGGGTTTCTGGCCGGTGGCACGGCTGCGCTGCCCGAGCAACAGTATGCTACCGGCACTGGTATTATTAATACGGCTCGCCAAATCGGTGCCGCGGTTGGTGTTTCTGTCTTTGTTGCGGTAGCGGGAACGGCGTTTTATGCCGATCAATATAGTCTGGCGTGGCTGCTGATGGCTGGATTCGGCGCAACCGTGTCAATTTCAGCGTTGCTCCTGCGCGACTAA
- a CDS encoding MDR family oxidoreductase, protein MTFKALLATKENGRFAVNPVELDDSDLMQGDVTIAVDYSTVNYKDGLAVTNRFDIVERFPLIPGADLSGTVKSSTHPGIEVGDKVVVNCWGLGQTHHGGFAQKARVPGEWVVKIPAPFSTKDAMAIGTAGYTAMLSVLALERGGITPDSGDILVTGANGGAGSVAIALLSKLGYRVIASTGRPEEAAYLHALGAAEIIDRHTLSGQGAPIATERWAGAIDAIGSHTLANVLTQTRYGGVVAAFGMAQGIDLPASVLPFILRNVTLAGIDAVNAPQAIRIEAWKRLVRDLDLDKLARTVRVIGLTDVLALASQIVEGKVRGRTVVDVNA, encoded by the coding sequence ATGACGTTCAAAGCATTGTTGGCAACCAAAGAAAACGGAAGATTTGCAGTCAATCCTGTCGAACTCGACGATAGCGACCTGATGCAGGGCGATGTCACGATCGCGGTCGATTACTCAACCGTCAACTACAAGGATGGACTGGCCGTCACCAATCGCTTTGATATCGTCGAGCGCTTCCCTCTGATCCCCGGAGCCGACCTTTCCGGTACGGTCAAAAGTTCAACGCATCCGGGCATCGAGGTCGGCGATAAAGTCGTGGTCAACTGCTGGGGTCTGGGTCAGACCCACCATGGTGGGTTTGCTCAGAAGGCGCGCGTACCCGGTGAATGGGTAGTCAAGATCCCTGCTCCCTTTTCGACTAAGGATGCCATGGCTATTGGCACCGCAGGTTACACGGCAATGCTCAGCGTGCTGGCGCTGGAGCGCGGTGGCATCACACCCGACAGCGGCGACATTTTGGTAACGGGTGCCAATGGCGGCGCGGGGTCGGTAGCCATCGCCCTGCTGTCCAAACTCGGTTATCGCGTCATTGCATCAACAGGGCGTCCCGAAGAAGCAGCATACCTACACGCGCTAGGGGCAGCGGAGATTATTGACCGCCATACTTTATCTGGTCAGGGTGCGCCGATCGCCACCGAACGCTGGGCGGGAGCGATTGACGCTATCGGTAGCCATACGTTGGCCAACGTACTGACGCAGACGCGCTACGGCGGAGTGGTTGCCGCTTTCGGCATGGCTCAGGGGATTGACCTGCCAGCTTCGGTGCTACCTTTCATTCTGCGCAACGTGACACTGGCGGGCATTGATGCCGTCAACGCGCCACAAGCGATCCGGATCGAGGCCTGGAAACGCCTGGTGCGCGATCTGGATCTGGACAAACTGGCACGGACAGTGCGAGTCATTGGGCTGACTGACGTGTTAGCACTCGCCAGTCAGATCGTCGAAGGTAAAGTCCGCGGTCGTACGGTGGTCGATGTTAACGCCTAG